One region of Eurosta solidaginis isolate ZX-2024a chromosome X, ASM4086904v1, whole genome shotgun sequence genomic DNA includes:
- the LOC137235037 gene encoding NHL repeat-containing protein 2-like — MKKKRVMVLQIFAGHALRHYKAKEEINDSSLPLKSSTNALPASNLRFPAKIARTEGGQFAVADAGNHRILILDSEGVVRQRIGGTSCGFVDGNFETARFNSPQGLDFLDDDVLIVGDTENHAIRQITLSTRQVETLAGTGQQGHDRVGARQGPLQSISSPWDIAAFRTRDMDMSFHIDERIVPEKAIILVAMAGTHQLWGYFPEGIIWWKYRQLDPRTCVAICRNGMEENRNNSYPQNAALAQPSGLLLGSGARVFGVADRSDGLSERNTCTLDEAHQRDLALELCDAAMTQ, encoded by the exons atgAAGAAAAAACGTGTGATGG TCTTACAAATTTTCGCCGGGCATGCATTGCGCCATTACAAAGCAAAGGAAGAAATTAATGATTCCTCACTGCCATTAAAATCATCAACAAATGCATTGCCGGCATCCAATTTACGGTTTCCAGCAAAAATTGCTCGTACCGAAGGTGGACAATTTGCTGTTGCTGATGCTGGAAATCATCGCATATTGATACTTGATAGTGAGGGTGTTGTACGTCAACGAATTGGTGGTACTAGTTGCGGTTTTGTTGATGGCAACTTTGAGACGGCACGTTTCAATTCACCACAAGGACTTGATTTTCTTGATGACGATGTACTAATTGTGGGCGATACTGAAAATCATGCTATACGCCAAATAACATTGAGCACAAGACAAGTTGAAACATTAGCTGGCACAGGCCAACAGGGACATGATCGTGTGGGTGCTAGACAAGGTCCTTTGCAAAGCATTTCATCGCCTTGGGATATCGCTGCTTTTAGAACGCGCGATATGGATATGTCGTTTCATATCGATGAACGTATTGTGCCAGAAAAAGCTATAATTTTGGTAGCCATGGCTGGAACACATCAACTTTGGGGTTACTTTCCAGAGGGAATAATTTGGTGGAAATATCGTCAATTAGATCCACGTACTTGTGTTGCCATTTGCAGAAATGGTATGGAGGAGAATCGTAATAATTCGTATCCACAAAATGCTGCGCTTGCACAGCCATCTGGTTTG CTTTTAGGATCGGGTGCTAGAGTATTTGGTGTAGCGGATCGTTCTGATGGTCTATCAGAACGAAATACATGTACATTGGATGAGGCACATCAACGCGATTTGGCATTGGAGCTGTGCGATGCAGCAATGACTCAGTAG